A window from Sphingobacterium hotanense encodes these proteins:
- a CDS encoding helix-turn-helix domain-containing protein, translating to MFSLILFTVIVVFSCINLRYNKRLPLKTKFDEVILIFNCIVGLHALFGGIFRTLIPELKYVDLGAPIGLLYGPLLFQLFVSIEKDKFSRRSLFYNLLPFFLFLTVYIIFLISEEFRTVYGVTYLKILYISFGISWLLYPTILLFKATSKARENNPNQKKYFFFTMMMLLLASFEIPYALSYNGSTLSQTYVSSSNFVYLIMLIVMIMLHNYFFNLLNRHLSSDSSLISKFNYVQQVIPAMGTKTNLAHSSDQEKILQYLATHPYLDANFNVEKIKKDLKLTQQQINLLFKSLFGFGFIQAINTLRIDAACLELEKDVLNIAIDELAFQCGFNSRASFYRHFKIEKKCSPHDYREKVIKKMKKN from the coding sequence ATGTTCAGTTTAATCTTATTTACGGTTATCGTCGTATTTAGCTGTATTAATCTACGCTATAATAAACGACTCCCCTTAAAAACAAAATTCGACGAAGTTATTCTTATTTTCAACTGCATTGTTGGACTTCACGCGCTTTTCGGAGGTATTTTCAGAACCTTAATCCCCGAATTGAAATATGTAGATCTCGGCGCCCCAATAGGACTCCTATATGGCCCTCTACTTTTCCAATTATTTGTATCCATCGAGAAAGATAAGTTCTCAAGGCGTTCGCTTTTCTACAATCTTTTGCCATTCTTTTTATTTCTGACCGTTTATATAATCTTTCTAATCTCTGAAGAATTCCGAACGGTTTATGGCGTAACCTACCTAAAAATTCTATACATTTCCTTTGGCATCAGTTGGCTTCTATATCCTACTATTCTTTTGTTTAAAGCAACCTCGAAGGCGAGAGAGAATAATCCGAATCAAAAAAAATACTTCTTCTTTACGATGATGATGTTGCTGCTGGCGTCCTTTGAAATACCTTATGCCTTATCCTATAACGGGTCTACACTATCACAAACCTATGTTTCATCCAGCAACTTCGTCTACCTGATCATGCTGATCGTCATGATTATGTTGCACAACTATTTCTTCAACCTCCTGAATAGGCATCTTAGTTCCGATAGCAGTTTGATCAGTAAGTTTAACTATGTTCAGCAAGTGATTCCCGCTATGGGTACAAAAACTAATCTTGCTCATAGCAGCGATCAGGAAAAGATCTTGCAATACCTCGCCACCCACCCCTATCTAGATGCCAACTTCAATGTGGAGAAAATAAAAAAGGATCTCAAATTGACGCAGCAACAAATCAACCTCCTCTTCAAAAGCCTATTTGGATTCGGATTTATACAAGCAATCAATACGTTGCGTATCGATGCAGCATGTTTGGAGTTGGAAAAAGATGTGCTGAATATCGCTATCGACGAACTGGCGTTTCAATGTGGTTTCAATTCACGAGCCTCCTTCTACAGGCATTTTAAAATTGAAAAGAAATGCAGCCCCCACGATTATAGAGAAAAAGTAATCAAAAAAATGAAGAAAAACTAA
- a CDS encoding reverse transcriptase domain-containing protein, producing the protein MSNIILNEIDTELSSRGHRFVRYADDCSIYTKSNKSATRIMRNITSYIESTLKLKVNREKSKVSKPSQSSLLGFSFFKTQGDWQIRISTKSIERIREKLLQNTRRNTVTPMHERLTKLRQIIHGWVGLLSYSKE; encoded by the coding sequence TTGTCAAACATCATCCTGAACGAAATAGATACGGAACTCAGCTCCCGTGGACATCGATTTGTACGTTATGCGGATGACTGTAGTATCTACACGAAGAGCAATAAATCCGCCACTCGTATTATGCGCAACATCACCAGCTACATCGAATCTACACTAAAGCTGAAGGTGAACCGTGAAAAGAGTAAGGTAAGCAAACCTTCCCAAAGTAGTTTACTCGGCTTTAGTTTCTTCAAAACTCAAGGAGATTGGCAGATTCGTATCTCTACAAAGAGTATCGAACGAATCCGAGAGAAGTTACTTCAAAATACTCGACGTAATACAGTTACTCCTATGCATGAGCGACTGACTAAACTACGGCAAATTATTCACGGCTGGGTGGGATTACTTTCGTATAGCAAGGAATAA
- a CDS encoding ADP-ribosylglycohydrolase family protein, with the protein MKRSLWSSLLLGIGLICSGNVVIAQQQAKVKLTKAELQDKIKGGWAGQTIGVTFGGPTEFRYRGTFIQDYENLAWYDGYIKSTMVHNPHLYDDIYMDLTFVEVYDRVGMDAPVDSFANAFANASYSLWHANQAARYNILTGIKAPESGHWKNNPHADDIDYQIEADFAGLMSPGMPNTASDISDKIGHIMNYGDGWYGGVYIGAMYTLAFVSDDINYIVTEALKTIPAESEFYQCIADVIKWHKEHPDNWKRNWFEIQQKWAEEVGCPEGVHMPYNIDAKVNAAYVVLGLLYGAGDFTQTLEISTRAGQDSDCNPASAAGILGTMYGYSKIPKYWKMGLAEAEDIDFKYTKTSLNRVYAMSFNHALEMIKRNGGKVTKNDVEIKVQQPVAVRFEKAFDGVYPVRKVGVNKQLKGSYEFEIEGTGFVLVGAAKKNEKSMPDFDIPLDIYIDGKKHASFIHPTNYLTRKDEIFWVYDLPKGKHKVRLEQKEDKAGYWVDIANYIIYSDEPNKGIEQHVH; encoded by the coding sequence ATGAAAAGATCGCTTTGGAGTAGCCTTCTATTAGGAATTGGTTTAATCTGTTCTGGCAATGTAGTCATTGCCCAGCAGCAAGCAAAAGTAAAGCTGACAAAAGCGGAACTGCAGGATAAGATCAAAGGCGGATGGGCGGGACAGACCATCGGTGTGACCTTTGGTGGTCCTACGGAATTCCGATACCGTGGTACTTTTATTCAAGACTATGAAAACCTTGCCTGGTACGATGGCTATATCAAAAGTACGATGGTTCATAATCCACATCTATACGATGATATCTATATGGACCTGACCTTCGTTGAAGTATATGACCGTGTCGGGATGGATGCGCCAGTAGATTCTTTTGCTAATGCTTTTGCAAATGCGAGCTACTCCTTATGGCATGCGAATCAAGCAGCACGCTATAATATTTTAACGGGCATCAAGGCTCCAGAATCGGGTCATTGGAAGAATAATCCCCATGCGGATGATATTGACTATCAAATCGAAGCGGACTTCGCGGGCTTGATGAGCCCTGGTATGCCAAATACCGCATCGGATATCAGTGATAAGATTGGTCACATCATGAACTATGGCGACGGCTGGTATGGTGGTGTTTATATCGGCGCCATGTACACGCTAGCCTTTGTTTCAGACGATATCAATTATATCGTGACGGAAGCTTTAAAGACTATTCCGGCAGAAAGCGAATTCTATCAATGTATCGCTGATGTGATTAAATGGCATAAGGAACATCCGGATAACTGGAAGCGCAACTGGTTTGAAATTCAGCAAAAATGGGCTGAAGAGGTTGGCTGTCCTGAAGGCGTGCACATGCCTTATAACATCGATGCGAAAGTAAATGCTGCTTATGTAGTGCTTGGCTTATTATATGGTGCGGGAGATTTCACGCAAACATTAGAGATTTCGACGCGTGCTGGTCAGGATTCCGACTGTAATCCGGCAAGCGCCGCAGGTATCCTAGGCACGATGTATGGCTACAGCAAGATTCCTAAGTATTGGAAAATGGGATTGGCCGAAGCGGAGGATATTGATTTCAAATACACCAAAACATCGCTGAATCGGGTGTATGCGATGAGCTTTAACCATGCGCTAGAGATGATCAAGCGTAACGGCGGAAAAGTAACGAAGAACGATGTGGAGATTAAGGTACAGCAACCTGTAGCGGTACGCTTCGAGAAGGCTTTTGATGGAGTTTATCCTGTGCGTAAGGTGGGTGTGAACAAGCAGTTAAAAGGTAGCTATGAGTTTGAAATCGAAGGGACTGGTTTTGTTCTTGTAGGCGCTGCAAAGAAAAATGAGAAGAGCATGCCTGATTTTGATATTCCGCTAGATATTTATATTGACGGCAAGAAACATGCATCATTTATACATCCGACAAATTATTTGACTAGAAAAGATGAGATTTTCTGGGTGTATGATCTTCCAAAAGGAAAGCATAAGGTGAGGCTGGAGCAAAAGGAGGATAAAGCTGGATATTGGGTAGATATCGCTAATTATATTATTTATTCTGATGAGCCGAATAAAGGGATTGAGCAGCATGTTCATTAG
- a CDS encoding endonuclease/exonuclease/phosphatase family protein: MAKKTRIKVSAYNIRYNANADVKGGNGWDIRKKPLAELIEKHGFEIVGTQEGDKQQMSDLRTLLPAFEQVSYPYGGKGDLHTAAILYKKDRFEVLDQGVFWLSETPDEPSMGWDATDRRICSWVKFKEKKSGKIFYFFNVHFYWRLEVAKRESGPLMVRKIKEIAGDAPAVCVGDFNSTSETSQILAMKASMQDAYDATETTRKGIEYTNLGGGNFLGPAKDRIDYIFVSKNIRVKDYEVYSDRYNGDRYPSDHLPLASTIEF; encoded by the coding sequence ATGGCTAAAAAAACACGAATCAAAGTCAGCGCATACAACATTCGCTATAATGCGAATGCGGACGTGAAAGGAGGCAATGGTTGGGATATACGCAAGAAGCCGCTTGCCGAATTAATTGAAAAACATGGGTTTGAGATCGTTGGAACACAAGAGGGCGACAAACAGCAAATGTCTGATTTAAGGACCTTGTTGCCGGCTTTTGAGCAAGTGTCCTACCCCTATGGTGGAAAAGGAGATTTACATACAGCGGCGATTTTATATAAAAAGGATCGGTTTGAGGTGTTAGATCAAGGCGTGTTCTGGTTGAGCGAAACCCCTGACGAGCCGAGTATGGGCTGGGATGCGACCGATCGTCGTATCTGTTCTTGGGTAAAGTTTAAGGAGAAGAAGAGCGGAAAGATATTCTACTTTTTTAATGTACATTTTTATTGGCGCTTGGAAGTTGCAAAGCGTGAATCAGGACCGCTGATGGTTAGGAAGATTAAGGAAATAGCAGGCGATGCTCCGGCGGTATGCGTTGGAGATTTTAACTCAACTTCTGAAACCAGTCAGATATTAGCGATGAAGGCTAGTATGCAGGATGCTTATGATGCTACGGAGACCACTAGAAAGGGTATCGAATACACTAATTTAGGAGGAGGGAATTTTTTAGGCCCGGCTAAAGATAGGATCGACTATATTTTCGTGAGCAAGAATATTCGTGTAAAGGATTATGAGGTTTACTCAGATCGCTATAACGGCGACCGATATCCTTCAGACCATTTACCTCTGGCTTCGACGATCGAATTTTAG
- the rbsK gene encoding ribokinase, translating into MKNKIVVVGSTNMDMVVKTGHIPKPGETVLGGTFFMNPGGKGANQAVAVARLGGDVTFISKIGNDIFGKQSSKIFDDEGVDIGGIYAEMNSPSGIALITVDDKGENSIVVAPGANAFLNEENVQDAFDKYPQAGVLLVQLEIPMETVEAAITYARSKQITVILNPAPMNAAVSNFLDKIDIITPNAHEAEALSNHPITDVDSAVVAAKKIQALGVRTVIITLGEEGAILLTGEDVQHIEAPKVEAVDSTAAGDVFNGAFAVALSEGKSLKHAVTFACRAAAIAVTKMGAQSSIPYRNEILLTYFD; encoded by the coding sequence ATGAAAAATAAAATAGTCGTCGTCGGCAGCACAAATATGGACATGGTCGTCAAAACAGGTCATATTCCTAAACCAGGGGAGACCGTTTTGGGGGGCACATTCTTTATGAACCCGGGCGGCAAGGGCGCCAACCAAGCCGTCGCTGTGGCTCGTCTAGGTGGAGATGTAACGTTCATCAGCAAAATAGGAAACGATATATTCGGGAAGCAATCATCGAAGATTTTCGACGATGAAGGGGTTGATATTGGCGGAATTTATGCGGAGATGAACAGCCCTTCAGGCATTGCCTTGATCACGGTTGATGATAAGGGTGAAAATAGTATCGTTGTTGCTCCCGGTGCGAATGCTTTCCTGAACGAGGAAAATGTACAGGATGCTTTCGACAAATATCCGCAGGCCGGGGTTTTGCTGGTGCAGTTGGAGATTCCGATGGAAACCGTAGAGGCAGCAATTACTTATGCGCGCTCAAAGCAGATTACTGTTATTTTGAATCCGGCACCAATGAATGCGGCAGTGTCTAATTTTCTTGATAAAATAGATATCATTACACCGAATGCGCACGAGGCAGAGGCCTTATCCAATCATCCCATTACCGATGTGGATAGCGCCGTAGTCGCGGCAAAGAAGATTCAAGCGCTGGGGGTCCGAACAGTTATTATCACTTTAGGTGAAGAAGGTGCTATTTTGCTCACGGGAGAGGATGTGCAGCATATTGAAGCCCCAAAAGTAGAAGCAGTAGACAGTACCGCAGCAGGCGATGTATTTAACGGAGCGTTTGCCGTTGCATTATCAGAGGGTAAATCCCTGAAACATGCCGTTACTTTTGCCTGCCGCGCTGCTGCTATTGCAGTTACAAAAATGGGAGCCCAGTCATCTATTCCCTACCGAAATGAAATTCTCCTAACCTACTTTGACTAA
- a CDS encoding RagB/SusD family nutrient uptake outer membrane protein, protein MRYLIALVMMAILATSCNKKLDIAPPDNIIDEQVRELLRTADEETVKSLLKSIADGLPPHMRGGGYNFRFSNMIDNTWSGQLSARMMLGNDVVVGNWAIPADNDYYSGQDITSENNASNPSWWHRAFSMTVAANKVVNIITPDLLKENASITLRDYSGRAYLIRAFGYLYAQQNFGTNKLGMSIYTKFDVGQPLQERSSALATLDSIINWATTADELFAQANIGFKATSTSDLTRGLTNYVIAKAALLAVEAEGASPAKYYSIAAAACDRVINSGALSLMSEDQYVQKQSGTVVVNGLTLPIFLAETSGFLNFAKNPEAAFGFGWQFGGNGPAIQSNPWGGSYRIDDRLFNKMDDRDYRKKNFHKDRPADFPTIYYPGPSNFMNGGQSEVPTYWVSKFANNVGLGSVVGSQNVSNRNRADYAMVRLSEFYLMKAEAQARSGSEGNAKTTLNTLLAARTAAGSPTLTVDNYASMSGLTVLQMIQLQSRIELWGEGSQEWDNNRRWNIPVDRRGSTVHWNPSMQYPVSLMTMKIPSEEISTNPKSQQNP, encoded by the coding sequence ATGAGATACTTAATAGCACTTGTAATGATGGCCATATTAGCCACATCGTGTAATAAGAAACTAGATATTGCCCCACCAGATAACATCATTGATGAGCAGGTGAGGGAGCTGTTGAGAACAGCAGATGAAGAAACGGTAAAAAGTCTTTTGAAAAGTATTGCCGATGGACTTCCACCACATATGCGCGGCGGCGGTTATAACTTCCGCTTCTCGAACATGATCGATAATACATGGAGCGGACAGTTATCTGCACGTATGATGCTAGGTAATGATGTTGTGGTCGGCAACTGGGCTATCCCGGCAGACAACGATTATTATTCCGGACAAGACATAACCTCTGAAAATAATGCGTCCAACCCCAGCTGGTGGCATCGCGCCTTCAGTATGACCGTTGCAGCCAATAAGGTCGTCAATATTATCACTCCGGACTTGCTGAAAGAAAACGCTAGTATCACGTTGCGCGATTATTCAGGACGCGCCTACCTGATTCGCGCCTTTGGTTATTTATACGCGCAGCAAAACTTCGGAACGAATAAACTTGGCATGTCCATTTATACGAAGTTCGACGTAGGACAACCGTTGCAGGAGCGTTCTTCAGCTTTAGCGACGCTGGATTCTATTATCAATTGGGCAACCACTGCAGATGAGCTATTCGCACAGGCTAATATTGGATTCAAAGCAACAAGCACATCTGACTTAACGCGCGGTCTGACCAACTACGTCATTGCAAAGGCAGCGCTGTTAGCAGTAGAAGCCGAAGGTGCAAGCCCTGCAAAATATTACAGTATTGCTGCAGCAGCATGCGACCGCGTAATCAACAGTGGTGCGCTATCATTGATGTCTGAAGATCAATATGTTCAAAAGCAATCCGGAACAGTGGTCGTAAATGGACTGACTCTACCGATTTTCCTTGCCGAGACATCCGGCTTCTTAAACTTTGCAAAGAACCCAGAAGCAGCATTCGGCTTCGGTTGGCAATTCGGTGGAAATGGCCCTGCAATACAGAGCAATCCATGGGGAGGTTCCTATCGTATCGATGACCGATTATTCAATAAAATGGACGATCGTGATTACCGTAAGAAGAACTTCCATAAAGATAGACCGGCCGATTTCCCAACAATTTATTATCCCGGTCCTTCAAACTTTATGAACGGAGGACAAAGTGAGGTTCCGACATATTGGGTCTCTAAATTTGCCAATAACGTTGGACTGGGAAGCGTAGTGGGTTCTCAAAATGTTTCAAACCGTAATCGCGCAGACTATGCGATGGTGCGCTTATCGGAGTTCTATTTGATGAAAGCAGAGGCTCAAGCACGTTCTGGCTCAGAAGGCAACGCGAAGACAACATTGAATACGCTTTTAGCAGCACGTACGGCCGCAGGAAGCCCAACCCTGACGGTGGACAACTATGCAAGCATGAGCGGATTGACGGTATTGCAAATGATTCAATTGCAGTCGCGTATCGAGCTTTGGGGAGAAGGAAGCCAAGAATGGGATAACAACAGACGCTGGAATATTCCGGTGGATCGCAGAGGGTCGACAGTTCATTGGAATCCATCGATGCAGTATCCGGTGTCGCTGATGACCATGAAGATTCCATCTGAGGAAATCTCTACCAATCCCAAAAGCCAGCAAAACCCATAA
- a CDS encoding GRP family sugar transporter: MFIVSDYNVAVLFCFITMICWGSWANTQKISQKGWRFELFYWDYVIGILIFSLLSAFTLGSMGEQGRPFLEDIGQTSTSNILNALLSGVLFNLANILLTAAIAAAGMSVAFPIGIGIALVAGVFFNYMIQQKGDPTLLFLGVGLVTLAIILNAVAFKKHKGATEKAGIGKWIIISVIAGFLMSSFYPFLASGMDLENFQQPAAGKMTPYSAFVVFAVGIFLSNIVFNSILMKKPLEGKPLSYSEYFGGSFRYHLIGILGGSIWGLGNILNLIAAGKAGPAISYGLGQGATLVAALWGVLVWKEFKGADSKVNSLLLAMFLCFIAGLGLIIWSGS, from the coding sequence ATGTTTATTGTATCTGATTATAACGTTGCCGTGCTGTTTTGCTTCATCACGATGATCTGTTGGGGGTCTTGGGCAAACACACAGAAGATCAGTCAAAAAGGCTGGCGTTTTGAGCTTTTTTACTGGGATTATGTGATCGGAATCCTCATTTTTTCGCTACTGAGTGCATTTACTTTGGGCAGCATGGGCGAGCAAGGGCGACCTTTTCTAGAAGACATAGGCCAGACGAGCACGAGCAATATTTTAAATGCCTTATTGAGCGGGGTCCTGTTCAATCTTGCCAATATACTGTTGACAGCTGCTATTGCTGCAGCAGGAATGTCTGTGGCTTTCCCGATTGGGATAGGTATTGCCTTGGTTGCGGGCGTATTTTTTAACTATATGATTCAACAAAAAGGCGATCCCACGCTACTGTTTTTGGGCGTTGGTTTGGTCACTTTAGCGATCATCCTCAATGCGGTTGCCTTTAAAAAACATAAAGGCGCAACGGAAAAAGCAGGTATCGGGAAGTGGATCATTATATCAGTCATTGCGGGTTTCTTGATGTCCTCCTTCTACCCTTTCCTGGCATCGGGTATGGATTTAGAAAATTTCCAACAGCCGGCAGCTGGCAAAATGACGCCTTATAGTGCTTTTGTGGTATTCGCTGTGGGTATTTTCCTTAGCAATATCGTCTTCAACAGCATATTGATGAAAAAACCGCTGGAGGGCAAGCCGCTATCCTATAGCGAATATTTTGGGGGATCTTTCCGCTACCATTTAATCGGTATTCTGGGTGGAAGTATTTGGGGCTTGGGCAACATTCTCAATCTGATTGCTGCTGGTAAAGCGGGCCCCGCTATTTCCTATGGCTTAGGACAGGGCGCGACCCTGGTCGCAGCTTTATGGGGCGTATTGGTATGGAAAGAATTTAAAGGTGCCGACAGTAAGGTTAATTCCCTGTTGCTAGCTATGTTTCTGTGCTTTATCGCTGGATTGGGCCTTATTATTTGGTCGGGCAGCTAG